A stretch of Paenibacillus mucilaginosus 3016 DNA encodes these proteins:
- the disA gene encoding DNA integrity scanning diadenylate cyclase DisA: MSNKEEAKRDVMSQLLQLVAPGTPFRDGLENVLRAKTGGLIVVGCGPEVMEIVDGGFSINCEFSPNYLYELAKMDGAIILSEDLKRILFANTQLIPDSSIASSETGIRHRTAERVARQTQKLVVSISQRRNVITLYQGNLRYALKDIGVILTKANQAIQTLEKYKSVQDQGMTNLAASEFEELVTLHDVTGVIQRVEMVLRIKAEIKRYINELGNEGRLISMQLEELVGNTELEAYLLVKDYIRDPSEEKIREVLSVLKRLASEEMLDHSHIAKALGYPNASSSAEESVSPRGYRVLNKIPRLPAVIIHNLIERFKTLPHLMMATIEELDEVDGIGEVRARAIKEGLKRIQDQVLIDRHI; encoded by the coding sequence TTGAGCAACAAGGAAGAAGCCAAACGGGACGTAATGAGCCAGCTCCTGCAGCTTGTTGCGCCGGGAACCCCTTTCCGGGACGGGTTGGAGAACGTGCTGCGGGCAAAGACGGGGGGGCTTATTGTCGTGGGCTGCGGCCCCGAGGTGATGGAGATTGTCGACGGCGGCTTCTCCATTAACTGCGAGTTTTCTCCAAACTATCTGTATGAGCTGGCGAAGATGGACGGGGCGATCATTCTGAGTGAGGATCTGAAGCGGATTCTTTTTGCGAATACGCAGCTCATCCCCGACTCCTCCATTGCTTCCAGCGAAACGGGCATCCGGCACAGAACCGCAGAGCGGGTGGCGAGGCAGACCCAGAAGCTCGTCGTGTCCATCTCCCAGCGCCGCAATGTCATTACCTTGTATCAGGGTAACCTGCGGTACGCCCTGAAGGACATTGGCGTAATCCTGACCAAAGCGAACCAGGCGATCCAAACTCTTGAAAAATACAAGTCGGTGCAGGATCAGGGAATGACGAATCTGGCCGCTTCGGAGTTTGAAGAGCTGGTTACCCTGCATGATGTCACCGGAGTCATTCAGCGGGTGGAGATGGTGCTCCGTATTAAGGCGGAGATTAAGAGGTATATTAATGAACTCGGGAATGAGGGCCGCCTCATCTCGATGCAGCTGGAAGAATTAGTGGGAAATACGGAACTTGAAGCGTACTTGCTCGTAAAAGATTATATAAGGGATCCGAGCGAGGAGAAGATCCGCGAAGTGCTTTCGGTGCTGAAGCGGCTTGCATCCGAAGAAATGCTGGATCATTCCCATATCGCCAAAGCGTTGGGATACCCTAACGCTTCAAGCAGCGCTGAGGAGAGCGTGTCTCCTAGAGGATACCGGGTATTGAACAAGATTCCGCGGCTGCCGGCAGTCATTATTCACAATCTGATTGAACGTTTCAAAACGCTGCCTCATCTCATGATGGCCACTATTGAAGAGCTGGACGAAGTCGACGGCATTGGCGAGGTTCGGGCGAGAGCGATCAAGGAAGGACTCAAGCGGATCCAAGATCAGGTACTCATTGACAGACATATCTAA
- a CDS encoding NYN domain-containing protein produces the protein MIQEILIVDGYNIIGAWPHLQQLKEIRLEEARDRLIEIMAEYQSFSGMKVIVVFDAYYVPGLGGKYLQSRLPVYYTKEKETADELIERLVTAHVGRRKQVYVATSDMTEQHVIFGKGAFRIPASELLIKVRAARQDIRRKIEQDTDRRTNTFDSRLDKDTLDQLEKWRRGK, from the coding sequence ATGATTCAGGAAATCCTCATCGTGGACGGTTACAACATCATTGGAGCCTGGCCGCATCTGCAGCAGCTCAAAGAGATCCGGCTGGAGGAAGCACGCGACAGGCTTATTGAAATCATGGCAGAATACCAATCTTTCTCAGGAATGAAAGTGATCGTGGTTTTTGACGCATACTATGTACCTGGACTTGGCGGCAAGTATCTGCAGAGCCGTCTTCCCGTGTATTATACGAAAGAGAAGGAAACCGCGGACGAACTTATCGAGCGCCTCGTTACCGCTCATGTGGGCCGGCGCAAGCAGGTCTATGTGGCCACTTCCGACATGACGGAGCAGCATGTGATCTTCGGCAAAGGGGCGTTCCGTATCCCTGCTTCCGAGCTGCTGATCAAAGTCCGTGCCGCCCGTCAGGACATCCGGCGGAAGATCGAGCAGGATACGGACAGGCGGACCAATACGTTTGACAGCAGGCTGGATAAGGATACGCTCGATCAGCTCGAAAAGTGGAGGCGGGGGAAGTGA
- the pssA gene encoding CDP-diacylglycerol--serine O-phosphatidyltransferase — protein sequence MITKSLPNVFTVGNLFLGIIAIIMVFNNKPELAAIMVIVAMLLDGLDGRVARALNAQSEFGKELDSLSDVISFGVAPAFIMYVVAFTEMNAAAAWIVTAVFPICGALRLARFNVVAGTPGYFIGLPIPAAGGVLCTLALFHKELNTIVLVLSTLLLSYLMVSTVKYPNFKKVGIPKAAIWITPIVVIIAVVLAVMFPGTLSKMIFVPLLLYALYGLKKNVDRLFFIGRRKRKKEEAESKTTTV from the coding sequence ATGATAACAAAATCCCTGCCGAACGTATTTACCGTCGGGAATCTGTTCTTAGGTATCATCGCAATTATCATGGTGTTTAATAATAAACCGGAGCTGGCGGCCATCATGGTCATCGTAGCCATGCTTCTGGACGGTTTGGACGGACGAGTCGCCCGGGCTCTCAATGCGCAGAGCGAATTCGGCAAAGAACTCGACTCCCTCTCCGACGTCATCTCGTTTGGCGTTGCTCCCGCTTTTATCATGTACGTCGTTGCTTTCACCGAAATGAATGCTGCTGCAGCCTGGATCGTGACCGCAGTATTCCCTATCTGCGGCGCCCTCCGTCTCGCCCGCTTTAACGTTGTTGCCGGTACGCCGGGCTACTTCATCGGTCTGCCGATTCCGGCAGCGGGCGGTGTACTCTGTACGCTGGCCTTGTTCCATAAAGAACTGAATACGATCGTGCTTGTGCTTTCGACTCTGCTGCTTTCCTACCTGATGGTGAGCACAGTGAAGTACCCGAACTTCAAGAAGGTCGGAATTCCGAAAGCGGCGATCTGGATTACGCCGATCGTGGTCATCATTGCTGTTGTGCTGGCAGTGATGTTCCCGGGAACGCTGTCCAAGATGATTTTTGTACCGCTGCTCCTCTACGCGCTGTACGGCCTAAAAAAAAACGTTGATCGGCTCTTCTTCATCGGCCGCCGGAAAAGAAAGAAAGAAGAAGCGGAGTCGAAAACCACAACTGTATAA
- the ispD gene encoding 2-C-methyl-D-erythritol 4-phosphate cytidylyltransferase: protein MADKLGIIIVAAGRGSRMGTKESKQYLLLDGKPIIVHTLERFEKMSAVEEIVLVTGREDVQRCRDYANQYGLTKCKHIIPGGKERQDSVYQGLLALGRSTEWVMVHDGVRPFAHPDHVLACLQRVQEMGAAVLAVPVKDTIKVVGSNGTIQSTPDRSSLWAIQTPQAFRFALLLDAHEKARQEGFMGTDDAMLVEWLGHPVDVVPSDYYNIKITTPEDLPWAEWILRHARGEVSE, encoded by the coding sequence ATGGCGGACAAGCTGGGAATCATTATCGTGGCCGCAGGCCGCGGATCACGAATGGGCACGAAGGAGAGCAAGCAGTATCTGCTGCTTGACGGCAAGCCCATCATCGTACATACGCTCGAGCGGTTCGAGAAGATGAGCGCTGTGGAAGAGATCGTCCTTGTTACCGGCAGGGAAGATGTCCAGCGCTGCCGCGATTATGCGAATCAGTACGGACTGACCAAATGTAAACACATTATACCCGGGGGGAAGGAAAGGCAGGACTCCGTTTATCAGGGGCTGCTGGCCTTGGGCCGGTCTACGGAATGGGTTATGGTGCATGACGGGGTCAGACCCTTTGCTCATCCGGATCATGTTCTTGCCTGCCTTCAGCGTGTTCAAGAGATGGGGGCCGCCGTACTGGCGGTTCCGGTCAAGGATACGATTAAGGTTGTCGGCTCGAACGGGACCATCCAATCCACCCCCGACAGAAGCAGCTTGTGGGCGATCCAGACCCCGCAGGCTTTTCGTTTTGCCCTGCTGCTGGATGCCCATGAGAAGGCCCGGCAGGAAGGATTCATGGGAACGGATGATGCCATGCTGGTCGAGTGGCTGGGTCATCCCGTCGATGTGGTTCCCTCGGATTATTACAATATCAAGATCACGACGCCGGAGGATCTGCCTTGGGCGGAATGGATTCTGCGTCATGCCAGAGGAGAGGTGTCAGAATGA
- the ispF gene encoding 2-C-methyl-D-erythritol 2,4-cyclodiphosphate synthase: MIRVGQGFDVHQLVEGRPCIIGGVEIPYEKGLLGHSDADVLLHALSDAILGALGLGDIGKHFPDTDAAFKDADSYVLLEQVWTHAKSMGYRLGNADCTIIAQRPKMAPYIPAMVERIAAGLGAEASQVNVKATTTEQLGFTGRGEGIAAQAVVCLIRDVL, encoded by the coding sequence ATGATACGTGTAGGACAAGGATTCGATGTGCATCAGCTGGTAGAGGGACGCCCCTGCATTATCGGCGGGGTCGAGATTCCTTATGAGAAAGGGCTTCTGGGCCACTCCGATGCGGATGTACTGCTGCATGCGCTGAGTGATGCTATTCTGGGGGCCCTGGGGCTTGGAGATATCGGCAAGCATTTTCCGGATACCGATGCCGCGTTCAAAGATGCGGACAGCTATGTGCTGCTGGAGCAGGTTTGGACCCATGCCAAATCGATGGGGTACCGGCTCGGCAATGCCGATTGCACGATTATTGCCCAGCGGCCAAAGATGGCTCCGTATATCCCGGCGATGGTGGAACGGATCGCGGCCGGACTCGGTGCCGAGGCTTCGCAGGTGAACGTGAAAGCAACGACAACCGAGCAGCTCGGCTTCACCGGCAGAGGGGAAGGGATCGCGGCGCAGGCTGTTGTTTGCTTAATTCGAGATGTGCTATGA
- the rpmG gene encoding 50S ribosomal protein L33 has product MRVIITLACTNCKQRNYTSSKNKRNHPDRMELKKYCKFCNEQTAHRETR; this is encoded by the coding sequence ATGCGGGTGATCATCACGCTAGCGTGCACGAACTGCAAGCAAAGAAACTATACGTCTTCCAAAAATAAGCGCAACCATCCCGACCGCATGGAGTTGAAGAAATATTGCAAGTTTTGCAATGAACAAACGGCTCATCGCGAGACTCGCTAG
- the radA gene encoding DNA repair protein RadA — protein MAKTKTKFFCSECGYESPKWLGKCPGCQAWNSFVEEIETVSKSRGFHGGASEKKEKAVSIINIESSEEARIITENRELNRVLGGGIVPGSLILVGGDPGIGKSTLLLQTSYELTKQECKVLYISGEESVRQTKLRADRLQAISPLLFVLSETNAQFIEAAIDEIRPDFVVIDSIQTVYHPAVESAPGSVSQVRECTGHFMRIAKGKGIATVLVGHVTKEGAIAGPRMLEHMVDCVLYFEGERHHSYRLLRAVKNRFGSTNEIGIFEMQEIGLVEVSNPSELFLSERPLGVSGSTVVAAMEGTRPVLVELQALVSQTNFPSPRRMATGYDHNRLSLIIAVLEKRMGMFLQNQDAYLNIAGGVKLDEPAVDLAVAVSIASSFRDQPTQPFDVIIGEIGLTGEVRGVSRVDQRVREAQKLGFKRIILPQKSLKGWTPPAGIEIIGVNTVAEALSAALV, from the coding sequence ATGGCTAAGACCAAGACCAAGTTTTTCTGTTCGGAGTGCGGATACGAATCACCCAAGTGGCTGGGCAAGTGTCCCGGCTGCCAGGCATGGAATTCTTTTGTGGAAGAAATCGAGACGGTGTCCAAGAGCCGGGGCTTCCATGGGGGAGCTTCGGAGAAGAAAGAAAAAGCCGTATCGATCATAAACATAGAAAGCAGCGAAGAAGCCCGGATCATTACCGAGAACCGGGAGCTCAACCGTGTGCTCGGGGGCGGCATCGTACCGGGATCCCTGATCCTTGTGGGAGGAGACCCGGGGATCGGCAAATCCACCCTTCTGCTGCAGACTTCTTACGAGCTGACCAAGCAGGAGTGCAAGGTGCTCTATATCTCGGGTGAAGAATCGGTACGCCAGACCAAGCTGCGTGCGGACCGGCTGCAGGCGATTTCCCCGCTGCTCTTCGTCCTGTCGGAGACCAACGCCCAGTTTATCGAGGCGGCGATCGATGAGATCCGTCCGGATTTCGTCGTCATCGACTCGATTCAGACGGTGTACCATCCTGCCGTGGAGTCTGCGCCGGGAAGCGTATCTCAGGTGCGGGAATGTACGGGGCACTTTATGCGGATCGCCAAAGGAAAAGGTATAGCTACGGTACTCGTTGGCCATGTTACCAAAGAAGGGGCGATCGCGGGGCCGCGGATGCTCGAGCATATGGTGGACTGCGTTCTGTACTTTGAGGGGGAACGCCATCATTCGTACCGGCTGCTTCGGGCGGTGAAGAACCGGTTCGGGTCGACCAACGAGATCGGAATTTTCGAGATGCAGGAAATCGGACTCGTGGAAGTCAGCAACCCATCCGAGCTGTTCTTGTCGGAGCGCCCGCTTGGCGTATCAGGTTCGACGGTAGTCGCCGCCATGGAAGGCACGAGGCCCGTCCTGGTCGAGCTGCAGGCACTGGTCTCACAGACCAATTTCCCGTCGCCGCGGCGGATGGCTACAGGCTACGACCATAACCGGCTTTCTTTGATCATCGCGGTGCTGGAGAAGCGCATGGGCATGTTCCTGCAGAACCAGGATGCGTATCTGAACATCGCCGGCGGGGTGAAGCTGGATGAGCCTGCCGTCGATTTGGCGGTAGCGGTGAGTATCGCTTCCAGCTTCCGTGACCAGCCGACCCAGCCGTTTGATGTCATCATCGGTGAGATCGGCCTAACGGGTGAAGTCCGCGGAGTCTCCCGTGTGGATCAGCGGGTGCGTGAAGCCCAGAAGCTCGGATTCAAACGGATCATCCTGCCGCAGAAGAGCCTCAAGGGATGGACACCCCCTGCGGGGATCGAGATTATTGGCGTGAACACCGTGGCCGAAGCGCTTTCGGCCGCTTTAGTATAG
- the secE gene encoding preprotein translocase subunit SecE, producing the protein MSFLARMKQGFGNTFSFFGDAWAELKKVKWPTRKELTTYTLVVLFTVIFVTVYFYVLDLGISELLRLVFE; encoded by the coding sequence GTGTCCTTTTTGGCTAGAATGAAGCAGGGATTCGGCAACACATTTTCTTTCTTCGGCGATGCCTGGGCAGAGCTGAAAAAGGTGAAGTGGCCTACCCGTAAAGAGCTCACTACCTATACGCTAGTTGTGTTATTTACGGTCATCTTCGTGACGGTGTACTTCTACGTGTTAGACTTGGGCATTTCTGAGCTGCTTCGCCTCGTGTTCGAATGA
- the rlmB gene encoding 23S rRNA (guanosine(2251)-2'-O)-methyltransferase RlmB codes for MEEKEEDIIGGKHSVMEALRSGRSINKIWIAEGAQKQVVAPILAEAKAQGIIVQNADKRKLDAMAPGLQHQGVVAQVAAYAYVEVEDLLARAREKGEEPFLLLLDEIEDPHNLGSILRTADCTGVHGVIIPKRRSVGLTATVSKTSAGAVEYVPVARVTNLAQTIDLLKEEGVWIAGADVAATQPAFETNLNLPLAIVIGNEQKGMGRLIREKCDFLLKLPMSGSINSLNASVAAGVFMYETVRQRMAAAR; via the coding sequence ATGGAAGAAAAAGAGGAAGATATCATCGGGGGCAAGCACTCCGTTATGGAGGCTCTGCGGTCGGGACGGTCGATCAACAAGATCTGGATCGCCGAGGGAGCTCAGAAGCAGGTCGTCGCGCCGATCCTGGCGGAGGCCAAGGCACAGGGGATTATTGTCCAGAACGCGGATAAGCGCAAGCTTGATGCCATGGCACCCGGACTTCAGCATCAAGGGGTAGTGGCTCAGGTAGCCGCCTATGCATACGTGGAAGTGGAGGATCTGCTGGCCCGGGCGCGGGAGAAAGGGGAAGAGCCGTTCCTGCTGCTGCTGGACGAGATCGAGGACCCGCATAACCTGGGTTCAATTCTGCGTACGGCGGACTGTACCGGGGTTCATGGGGTCATCATTCCCAAGCGCCGGTCGGTAGGGCTTACCGCGACCGTCTCCAAGACCTCGGCCGGCGCGGTGGAATATGTGCCGGTTGCCAGGGTAACGAATCTGGCCCAGACGATCGACCTGCTCAAGGAAGAGGGAGTCTGGATTGCCGGAGCGGATGTGGCCGCAACCCAGCCGGCATTCGAGACAAACCTGAACCTGCCGCTTGCAATTGTGATTGGCAATGAGCAGAAGGGAATGGGGCGACTCATCCGGGAGAAATGCGATTTTCTTCTGAAGCTGCCGATGTCGGGAAGTATCAATTCGCTCAATGCTTCCGTTGCCGCGGGCGTATTCATGTATGAAACGGTTCGGCAACGGATGGCGGCGGCCCGCTAA
- a CDS encoding Mini-ribonuclease 3 — protein sequence MEISELTLGGGLFAFPPAKEPKLLNPLVLAYMGDAIYEMYIRQYVVSQTNHKPNHMHKLCTRYVSAKAQAKALERWMPLLTEEETDIVKRGRNAKSGSSAKNADILEYRHSTAFECLVGYLYYLGRYERLQELLRLTLETQDTQ from the coding sequence GTGGAAATATCAGAACTTACGCTGGGGGGCGGGCTGTTCGCCTTTCCTCCGGCCAAAGAACCGAAGCTGCTGAACCCATTGGTGCTGGCTTATATGGGGGATGCCATATATGAGATGTACATCAGGCAGTATGTTGTCTCACAGACCAATCATAAGCCGAACCATATGCATAAGCTGTGCACCCGGTACGTATCGGCGAAGGCTCAAGCGAAGGCGCTGGAGCGGTGGATGCCGCTGCTGACCGAAGAAGAGACCGATATCGTCAAACGCGGGCGTAACGCCAAATCCGGATCGTCCGCAAAGAATGCGGATATTTTGGAATACCGGCACAGTACGGCTTTTGAATGTCTCGTGGGCTATCTGTATTACCTGGGGCGCTATGAGAGACTGCAAGAGCTTCTCCGGCTTACGCTGGAAACGCAGGATACGCAGTAA
- the cysE gene encoding serine O-acetyltransferase: MFRRMKEDIETIFENDPAARSWFEVVFTYAGLHALWAHRVAHWFYRKRWFTLARVISQISRFMTGIEIHPGATIGRRFFIDHGMGVVIGETCEIGDDVLLYHGVTLGGTGKERGKRHPTIGNNVVISAGAKVTGSFTVGDNSRIGTNAVVLSEVPPNSTVVGIPGRIVKRDGVRVGRLEHDKLPDPVVDMFRQTQQQIDELKMELDSMKARSGGK; this comes from the coding sequence ATGTTTAGAAGAATGAAAGAAGACATCGAGACGATCTTCGAGAACGACCCAGCAGCCAGAAGCTGGTTTGAAGTGGTCTTCACTTATGCCGGCCTGCATGCCTTGTGGGCGCACCGGGTCGCCCATTGGTTTTATCGCAAACGCTGGTTTACCCTGGCCAGAGTGATCTCCCAGATCAGCCGGTTTATGACCGGGATTGAGATTCACCCGGGGGCGACCATCGGAAGAAGGTTCTTCATCGACCACGGCATGGGGGTGGTCATCGGGGAGACCTGCGAGATCGGCGACGATGTACTGCTCTACCATGGAGTAACGCTGGGGGGGACGGGGAAGGAGCGCGGCAAGCGCCACCCGACAATCGGCAACAATGTGGTCATCTCGGCAGGGGCCAAGGTTACCGGATCCTTCACGGTGGGTGACAATTCGCGGATCGGTACGAATGCCGTGGTCTTGAGTGAAGTGCCGCCGAATAGTACGGTGGTAGGGATACCGGGAAGAATCGTCAAGCGGGATGGCGTCCGGGTAGGACGTCTCGAGCACGACAAGCTGCCGGATCCCGTGGTGGATATGTTCCGCCAGACCCAGCAGCAGATCGATGAGCTCAAGATGGAGCTCGATTCCATGAAAGCCAGAAGCGGAGGGAAGTAG
- a CDS encoding PIN/TRAM domain-containing protein yields MMKKGFQLLFAVIGGALGVQCSDMIGRPLFDVIASVTGLEISGVKGWMFLLGAVLFWSVSGSVYRGLIQALQQGEERITNVPVIDLVAGSAGMVIGLVVSSVLLYPLERTGALNPLLLMLCVAVLTYAGFRLGRVKKEELLAFLENKRKDRSRGNQGEAKGFEEHKILDTSVIIDGRIADICKTGFIEGTLVIPEFVLEELQHIADSSDLLKRNRGRRGLDILNKIQKELDVKVLIYEGDFDEISEVDSKLVRLAKVLQGKVITNDFNLNKVCELQGVSVLNINDLANAVKPVVLPGEEILVQVIKDGKEHGQGVAYLDDGTMIVVEGGRDFIGTTLDVLVTSVLQTSAGRMIFAKPKLLEKAL; encoded by the coding sequence ATGATGAAAAAAGGGTTCCAACTTCTGTTTGCAGTTATCGGCGGTGCGCTGGGTGTTCAATGCAGTGATATGATCGGGAGGCCGCTTTTTGACGTCATAGCATCCGTAACGGGCTTGGAGATCAGCGGAGTGAAAGGGTGGATGTTCCTGCTCGGAGCGGTTCTGTTCTGGTCGGTCAGCGGGTCAGTCTACCGCGGTCTGATCCAAGCGCTGCAGCAGGGTGAAGAGCGTATCACAAATGTTCCGGTTATCGATCTTGTGGCCGGTTCGGCAGGCATGGTTATCGGACTCGTCGTTTCTTCCGTACTGCTCTATCCATTGGAGAGGACGGGGGCGCTGAATCCGCTGCTCCTGATGCTCTGCGTAGCCGTTTTGACTTATGCGGGATTTCGGCTCGGCCGTGTGAAAAAGGAAGAACTGCTCGCGTTTCTGGAGAATAAGCGCAAGGACCGGAGCAGAGGAAATCAGGGAGAGGCCAAAGGCTTCGAGGAACACAAGATCCTGGATACCAGCGTTATCATCGACGGAAGAATCGCGGATATTTGCAAAACGGGCTTTATTGAGGGAACACTGGTGATCCCGGAATTCGTTCTGGAAGAGCTGCAGCATATTGCGGACTCCTCGGATCTGCTGAAGCGCAACCGGGGGCGCCGGGGCCTCGATATCCTTAACAAGATCCAGAAGGAGCTTGATGTCAAAGTTCTGATCTATGAAGGGGACTTCGATGAAATCTCCGAGGTGGACAGCAAGCTGGTCCGTCTGGCCAAGGTGCTGCAGGGTAAGGTAATCACGAATGATTTTAATCTCAATAAAGTATGTGAGCTTCAAGGGGTGTCGGTGCTGAACATCAATGACTTGGCGAATGCGGTCAAGCCGGTGGTGCTGCCTGGGGAAGAAATCCTCGTACAGGTCATTAAAGACGGCAAGGAGCATGGTCAGGGTGTAGCTTATCTTGATGACGGCACGATGATTGTCGTCGAAGGCGGCCGGGATTTCATCGGTACGACGCTCGACGTGCTTGTTACCAGTGTCCTGCAGACCTCCGCCGGACGCATGATCTTCGCCAAGCCGAAGCTATTGGAAAAAGCGCTCTGA
- the sigH gene encoding RNA polymerase sporulation sigma factor SigH — protein MSVDLKELRMSEYDLKADEDIVEAVREGDSDALEYLINKYKNFVRAKARSYFLIGADREDIVQEGMIGLYKAIRDFRGDKLASFKAFAELCITRQIITAIKTATRQKHIPLNSYVSLDKPIYDEDSDRTLLDVICGSRVSDPEELIINQEEFSGLEDKMGEILSDLERRVLMLYLDGRSYQEIAVDLDRHVKSIDNALQRVKRKLERYLEVRDA, from the coding sequence GTGAGTGTCGACCTCAAAGAGTTGAGAATGTCCGAATACGACCTCAAGGCAGACGAAGATATTGTCGAAGCGGTCCGAGAAGGGGACAGTGACGCACTGGAATACCTAATTAATAAGTATAAGAATTTCGTTCGCGCTAAGGCGCGTTCTTATTTTCTTATCGGTGCTGATCGCGAAGACATCGTGCAAGAAGGCATGATTGGCCTGTATAAGGCGATTCGTGACTTTCGCGGCGATAAACTCGCTTCCTTCAAGGCGTTTGCCGAACTATGCATCACCCGCCAGATCATTACGGCCATTAAGACAGCTACCCGACAGAAGCATATTCCGCTGAATTCCTATGTATCGCTGGACAAGCCTATTTATGATGAAGACTCCGACCGGACGCTGCTGGATGTCATTTGCGGCTCACGTGTATCCGACCCGGAGGAATTGATTATCAATCAGGAAGAGTTTAGCGGGTTGGAAGACAAAATGGGAGAAATCCTGAGTGACCTGGAGCGCAGGGTGCTCATGCTTTATTTGGACGGGCGGTCTTATCAGGAGATTGCTGTGGATCTAGACCGGCATGTAAAGTCGATAGACAATGCGCTGCAGCGGGTCAAACGGAAGTTGGAACGTTATTTGGAAGTGCGTGACGCTTAG